CCAAGTCTCGCGGCTGCGTCGCAGTCGCTGGCAGATGACGATGGCCATCTCCGCGCCCAGCTTGCAGTGGCCGTAGAACGTGATCCGCTTCTCGTCACGCTGCGCACAACTTGGCTTGGCGATGTCGTGCAGCAAGGCTGCCAACGCCAGGGTCTCAGTGGGGTGGTCAAGTTGTTCGAGCAAACCGAGGGTGTGGACAAACACATCACCTTCGGGGTGGTAGTCGGGCGATTGCTCCACGCCCTTCAGGGCGGCGATTTCCGGGAGAATGGGATCGAGCAAACCGCTGCGGTCGAGCAGCTCGAAACCGCTCCGCGCACTCCCGGCCTCGCTGTCGGTCAACATCCGCACCACTTCGTCGCCGATGCGTTCCCACGCCATGTCCGTGATCGACGCCGCGGCCGTTCGAATGGCGGCGAAGGTGGCCGGTTCGATGTCGAAGCCCAAGCGTGCGGCGAAGCGGACGGCCCGCAGCATGCGCAGGCGGTCTTCGCTGATGCGTGCGGCGGCGTCACCGATGGCGCGAATGACGCCGGCCCGCAGATCGGCTTGCCCGCCAACATAGTCGATGATGGCGCCGGTAGTGGGGTCGATGAACATCCCGTTGATGGTGAAGTCACGCCGGCAAGCGTCTTCCTCGGCCGAACCGAAGTGGACGCTGCTCGGGTGGCGCCCGTCCAAGTAGGCCGCGTCGGAACGAAAGGTCGCGACCTCAACGGCTTCGGCATCGATGAGCACGACGACGACGCCGAACTGCACGCCGACCGGCACGGTCCTTTTGAATAGCTGCTGGACCACGTCCGCCGGTGCGCTGGTGGCGATATCGAAATCCTGCGGTTCGCGGCCGAGCAGCCGGTCGCGTACGCAGCCGCCGGCGAAATAGGCGATGTAACCGGCTTGGCGCAACCGTTGCGCGATCGTGTGCGCGGCCGCTTCCTTGGGATTCATGCTGGATCATGGTCGCAAGGCGGCGTGCGGCCGTCAAGGATGAGGCCGGGGCTGCCGCCTGGTATCAGGGGCGGCCTGCGACTTCCCTACCCGACGTCGTGTTGCGACAGTGTCAGTTCAATGGCCACAGCCGGACGGGCGTCTGAAGGAGTGCCGTCTTTACAGAACGCGCCGGTGATGATCGCCGGCGCCACAGCTCGAAGTGGGCTCGCGAGGTATAGTGTGAGACCCCCGACAGCTTCAGAGCCCGGCGCTCGGTCAGATCGGGGAACCGGACCGGTTCACGCAGCCGCACCCGGAGTACGTGATCGGCGGGACTGAGTGTGGTAGCAGCCTGCCGTTTCACGAGATTGATCCTTCCTGCCTCCTCAATTCGGCGGGACACAGTACCAGCACGCTTCCTTTTCGTAACCGTCCGCGCCCTGTCCGAAGCCGCGTTCAGCTGCCGTTGTGTCGCTCCGGACGCGAGAGTGATCCTGTACGGGAGCCGGGCGCGGCGCGATCCTGAACCCGTATCGGACTACGACGTGCTCATCCTCGTCGACGTTGAGGTCCAACCGGACCTGGAGGATCGCATTGGCGATGCACTCTACGAAGTCGAACTTAAACACGGCGCGATGATCTCGGAAATCGTTTTCAGTCGGCAGCACTGGAACGAACCCCGACGCTCATGAACCTCCCGTTCCAAT
This genomic stretch from Candidatus Binatia bacterium harbors:
- a CDS encoding CCA tRNA nucleotidyltransferase, which encodes MNPKEAAAHTIAQRLRQAGYIAYFAGGCVRDRLLGREPQDFDIATSAPADVVQQLFKRTVPVGVQFGVVVVLIDAEAVEVATFRSDAAYLDGRHPSSVHFGSAEEDACRRDFTINGMFIDPTTGAIIDYVGGQADLRAGVIRAIGDAAARISEDRLRMLRAVRFAARLGFDIEPATFAAIRTAAASITDMAWERIGDEVVRMLTDSEAGSARSGFELLDRSGLLDPILPEIAALKGVEQSPDYHPEGDVFVHTLGLLEQLDHPTETLALAALLHDIAKPSCAQRDEKRITFYGHCKLGAEMAIVICQRLRRSRETWERVAVLVRDHLRLLQAPEMRLSTLKRFLASTAIEELLELARLDAMA
- a CDS encoding nucleotidyltransferase domain-containing protein codes for the protein MILYGSRARRDPEPVSDYDVLILVDVEVQPDLEDRIGDALYEVELKHGAMISEIVFSRQHWNEPRRS